The Candidatus Saccharibacteria bacterium genomic interval GGCCAACAAGGCTGAGCGAAAGGCAAGGCTTGAGGCTTATGATCGGCGTCAGGCAGACGAAAAGGCTACCATCAAAGAAAGTCGAAAAGGCAAGTCGCTATCGCGCCGCTTCTTTAGCTGGTGGGCAGGAGAAAACTAATGGGCGGCGAAAAGTTTCCAGGCAACCATGATGGCGACAATGTAAGGCCGCTTGTGCCAAAGCTAGGCTCACCGAATAATCCTTTGCCAATTGACTCGCATTCAGATTTAGCAAACAAACCAAACAGTATTGTGACCGATGTAGACAAGAAGGCTAAAGCAGCGCGGCGAAAAAACCTGCGCCGAGGAGTTGTGGCCGGGTTGGCTGGCACAGCCATAACAGCCGCTGCTGTAGCTGGGGTGAGCCACGAGCAAGTCCGGCGCGAAAAAACTGCCGAGACCAAGCCCGAAATTAAACCTCTAGATATTGAAGGTCTGCGCAAAGGTAATAGGATCTTGTATCTGCCGGGTGAGTTTAGGATTGATTTTAGTAAAGTTCGTGCCCGAACCAGCCCTCATGTCGAGGAGGACTCGGTAAGCGGTTCATCGAACCGTGTAGATATGGGCGAGGAGGCAATAACACAATCAAACATAATGGTTGTAACGAATGAATACGGTGGAGCTGCATACGATAAATTTGGACCTTGGTATGTTTTGTTTGGCAGCAATGGCGAGGCTATATATGTAACAGCAAGCGATAATTCTAGTGGCGTGAGTCGCACCGGATCTGGTCAACTGCTCCAGTATGATAACAAGCAGATCGAGAGAGCGGCACAAGGAGGTGTAGTTGAAGACGCACTTACCTCCGGGGTTGTTATCAAAAACGAAAACGGGCAGAGCTCAGTAACCCCACCGTATAGAATAGAAAAAGGTCAATAAACGTGAAAGGGACCCGTCCATGGTAGGACGGGTCCCGGCGGACAAAATTATGTGGGCTAGGCGCCAGTTGGCGGCCGGCCGTTGCATTCGGCCGGAAGCCAAGCCCCGCCATCGGCTCTGATACCTTGCGGGTTCAGTGACAAGATGGCCTGGGCTACCACTTGTTCGGGCAGCTCCTTGAAGTGCTGCCGAGCCAGCAACGTGGCGTTACCGTTGCTGGTAGTTATCTTTACGGCTGCGGGCCAACGACCCTTGCAGCTCACGTAGTCACGCGAGCCGCCCAGGTTTTGGCCGATTGTGGCCAAGAACCAGATAGTGGTCGCCACCACCACCACCGCTGCCGCTGAGATGAACAGCATGCGAGCATATGCTCGCAGGTTCATCTGCTCTACGTGTGTCTCTTCAACAGTGTTCGACTTCGGCATCGCCTTCCTCTTTCCTCTCGTTCGTCGAAAAAAATTTGGTGCAAATGGGATTATATTATAGCACAAGAGCCGCTATCAGTCAACCTTTCGTAAACCTGAATCACGAAATATTTTCACCCTGTGTTTGCACATAAGCCTAAACAGTGGCAATATTGATCAGACTTTTTATGGCGGTTTGACAAATTTTAACAGGCAAGAAGTTAGTTTTTGTGATTCACATTCAAACCAACACCCATAGCAAGCATTGGCAGTTTAGGCCACCAGCCGCTACAATATAAGAGTGAAGATTGATGCCACCTTATTTAAAAAAACCAAGATTATTGCCACTGTCGGCCCAGCCACCGAAGATAAGATAGAGGATCTACTAGCCGCAGGCGTAAACGGCATACGTCTAAACTTTAGTCACGGCACTCATACTAGTCATTTGGCCGCCCTTGAACAGGCTCGGGCTGCCGCCAAAAAGCTCGATCGATCAGTTGCTATAATAGCTGATTTGCAAGGGCCAAAGATCCAGGTGGGTAGCTTACCGGCCGGAGGTGTTGAGATTAGTGCGGGTCAGCAGATTAAATTCCAACACGGAGCCGATTTTAGCAAAACGAGCATTATTCCTATCCAATATGATTTCAGCGCCATGGTGGCCAAGGGTGAACCGCTTTATCTGCGCGATGGTCAGATCAAGACTGTTATTCGCTCGGTTAAAAAAGGCGTTGTGGTGGCCGAGGCTCAGAATTCTGGCAAGCTCATGAGCAACCAGGGTATAAATCTACCCGAAACTCATTTCTCGGCCTCGGTGCTTACCAAAAAAGACCGCCAAGACATTGACCTTGGAGTCAGTAAAAAGGCCGACTACATAGCCCTTAGTTTTGTGCAGACAGCAGCTAGTGTTCACGAGCTTAGAAAAATTTTGGCTAGCCACAAGTCAACAACTAAAATAATCACAAAAATCGAAACCCGACTGGCAGTTGAAAACTTAGAGGAAATTGTAAAAGCTAGTGATGCGGTTATGATTGCCCGTGGTGATTTAGCTATCGAGACGGCAAGCGAAGAAGTACCCATAATCGGCCGCGAGATTATCTTGCTAGCGCGCAAATACAAAAAAATCGTAATCATGGCCACCCAGATGCTCGAGGGCATGATGAATAGTACCCAGCCCACCCGAGCCGAAGCTAACGATGTGGCTACCGCCGTTAGCTTGGGGGTGGATTGTGTTATGCTTAGCGGCGAAACAGCGATTGGTAAATTCCCGATTGAGACTGTTCAAACCATGAAGCGAATAATTTTGCGATCCGAAAAGTACTTTGTAGCCACCTCGATGGCTGTCGAAACCACAGATAGCGATGAAACAGAGCTGAATATAGAGGGCAGTAAAAGCCTGGTTGATAGGGTGGCCCAAAAAACTAAGCTTATTTTTACCCGGGAGCTGACGGCTGCTGGCAAGATTTCGACAGACATTGCTCAAAAGAGCATTAGCTTGAGCGCTATAACGTTGGCTGAACAATTGCGCGCTAAGCTGATCGTGGCCGAGACACTGAGTGGCAGCACCGCTCTCAGCCTTGCAAGCCTGCGACCCAGCGCCCCCGTAGTTATAGCTAGCCCGCACGAGGTTGTTTGCAACCAATTGGCTCTGCTTTGGGGCGGTAAACCCTTCTTGGTAGGTAAAAACCAGCGCGGCTACGAGGCCGCTATCAAAAAAATGAAAAGCCGCGGTGCCGTGAAAGACGGTGACTTTGTGGTTACGGCTTATGGCAAACAGCACAACGTGGCTGGTGGCACCGATACCATTCGTTTGCTCGAAGTTAAGTAGGCCTTGTATAATAAGCACAAGCATTAATCTTTGGGCGGCAGACGCAAAATGAAGAAACTTATTGTTGGTAATTGGAAAATGCACTTAGATGTGCCAGGCTCTAGCTTGCTAATTGCTAGAGTGCAACACGAGATTAAGGGTGGCAGCAGTGCCGTAGTGGTGGTTTGCCCGAGTTTTACCTCGTTGTTTGCTTGTCATCGCGAGCTCCAGGCCTACAAAGAACCAAAAATGGTGCTTGGAGCCCAGAACGTTTCACAGTTTGAAGAAGGCGAATATACAGGAGAAGTTTCGGCAACCCAGCTTAAGGGTTTGGTAAGATATGTGATTATTGGCCATTCCCAAAGGCGCCTTTACTATAGCGAAACAGATGAGCAAATAAGCAAAAAGATCTCACAAGCCTTGCGCTATAAGCTTAAGCCAATACTATGTGTAGGTGAAACTCTCAAACAGCGCCACGACAAACTGGCTACGCAAACTGTGCTTGATCAGCTAGATGAAGATCTAGATATGGTAACAGCAACCGATCTGGGCAAAATCGCCATTGCCTATGAGCCGATTTGGGCGATTGGTACGGGCGAATTTGCCAAACCGGCTCAAGTCGAAGAGATGGTGCAATTAATATTCGACGTGTTGCGCCAAAAGTTTGGCGAAGAAGCAGCCCAAAAAGTTAGAATTTTGTATGGCGGTAGCGTAGACGACCAAAATTCGACCACGTATTTAGCATTACCTCACGTTAGTGGATTGCTTGTAGGTGGCGCTAGTCTTAACTATCGCAAATTTGCCAAAATTATTAATAACCTTGGCTAATCTGGTGGAATTGGTTACAATATAGCCATAATTTACAGGAGAAACTATGTCGTTGAACGATGTCAAAATTGGTGGTGCCGCACCAAAAGAGGTAAACGTAATTATTGAGATCCCGCGCGGCAGTGGTAATAAGTATGAGCTCGACAAAGACACCGGCGCTATTTTTTTGGATCGAGTACAACCCACCAATCTAAAGCAGCCCTACGACTATGGCTATATCCCCCAAACCTTGGGTGATGACAACGACCCGCTCGATGCGCTAATTGTGATCGACGAGCCGCTTTACCCAGGCGTGGTTATACCCTCACGCGTGGTGGGGGTGTTATACATGGTAGATAGCGACGAGCAAGATGAAAAGATTGTCTGCGTGGCCGCCGACGATATGCACTACGAGCATGTGGTAGAGCTCAAGGACTTGGGCAAGCATTTTAAAGATAAAGTTGCCCACTACTTCGAACACTACAAAGACTTGCAACACAAAAAAGTTGAAATTAGCGGTTGGGGCGAACGCGATGAAGCTTTAGAGATTATCGAGAAATATCGCTTAGACAAAAAGTAGGCCATGAAGGTTATAATGCTCAACACGATGTCGGTTAACGGCATGATTTCTCTTGAGGATGGAAGCGAAAACTTTCTGTCTGACGAAGGCGGTGACTATGTTATGCAAAAAGCCAAGGAATTCGGCTGCATAATTTGGGGTCGCAGGGTCTACGAAAACCTTTAGAGTAATCTTACAGAGTTTAACGAGAGGCAGTCCAAAAAGTTGGCCGAAATTTATAAGATAGTTGTTTCAAGCGACACAAATTTACAGCTTGAGGAAGGCTATAATTTGACAACAAGTCCGCGGCACGCTCTAGAGTTGCTTAGGGAACAGGGCACGGAAAGCGCTTTAGTAGACGGCGGCGGTAAGCTCAACGCTTCATTTCTCAGAGAAGGCTTAGTTCATGAAATTCATCTTATCATCGAACCTGTAATGATTGGCAAGGGGCTGCCAATTATTGCGCCAGATGCTTTTGAAGTAAGAACCTCCTTAATTTCGGTCGAAGAGATTCATAAAGAAGAAGTTCTGCTAAAATATAAGGTAGAGAAATAACTATGGATGTCGAAAAAGTAATCCGCGACTACCTGCCAGATGTTATACACATGTTGCTCGGAACCTGTGCTGGCAACAAACCATGGGTCTGCGAAGTTCACTTTGTTTATGACAATGACTTAAATTTATATTGGCGATCGCTAACTTCTCGTAGACACAGCCGTGAAATTGACTCTAATCCTAAGGTCGCCGGCAATATCGTACGCCAGCATACATTAGATGATTATCCCCATGGCATTTACTTTGAGGGCAGGGCTGAAAAGATTGACGTTGAAGCCGAACGCAACAAGGCCTTTCCACTATTCCAAAAGCGATTAAATTGTGACGAAGGTATTTTAGAAGAAGCCAAACGCGAAGATGGCCACCAGTTTTATAAGGTAAATGTTGATAGTTGGTATGCTTTTGGAAAGTTTGGCGGCTATAAAGGCCAAAAGTTTGAGCTCAAGTGGGGTAAATGAAAACCCTAGAAATTATCGGCCTAATAGCACTGAGCCTACTGGTTTTACTATTCGTAGCTTTTTTATTGGTGCGAGCCTACTATGGTTGGCGCACTAGCCAGATGCCAGAGCACAGTCAGTTTGCGAGTGGGACAGCTCCAACCGAGCTGCCAAACGGCAGCTACAAAGGCACAGCCACAGTTTCGCAAGGCAGCTGGCAGGGTAAGAAGTTCGATTCTGCAACGGCCGCTGGAATTAATGTGTTTGCCGAAGGTGATAAGTACGAGTTTAAGATGTCGAGCGCCAAAGGCTTAACTGACCCCGACAAGCAAGTACTGAAGATCGACTATAACCTGCCAAGCAACCCGTGGTGGCTACGCTTGGTGGTAGATGAAGTGGTGCAGACTGGGCCAAATGAACTACTTGGCAAGATCCAAATTAACGCTATCCCGTCGCTGCCATTTACGGTCGGCTACTTTAAGCTTCAGAAATAATTTTCGTCTTTTTGTGCTAAAATAATCTCAACCCGGCCACAAGCGGTCCCACCAGTGGGGCAACTCACAGGTTCGACTGCGGTTCTCGGGTGCCCATTGGGTTAAGTGCCGGTGTGCCTCGGTGCCTGTCCTACACAGGGGCGGGAAAAGCCGGTAGACTGGCTCGAGCGAGCTCCTGAGCTTGTAGGGCAACAGTGGTAGTGGAACTGCAAAGACAGCCAGGACTAGGGCTTAGAAACAGCCCCGGTTGAAAGAGTGCGTAACAGCTCACTGGTCGAGTGGTTCTGCGCCACAAAACGCAAGTGGTATGTTTCGGCGATGTCGGCCGCCGCGTGCCGACTTTAAGGGCCTCTGGCCTATCACATACCCACTCCGACCCTGGCGTTCGCGCTAAGGCGGGGCAAAGGTGGTTTCTCGAGCCGAACTAGAGACTCCACCAACCCCTCGATCGTATCGAGGTGCCATCCGGAAGGGTGGGCGGGGATTAAAGCATGTCCCCGTCCACTCGCTGGGCTTTTTTATTTACGGCAAATGTTCGTATGTGCTAATGCTTGTAGTAAAATAGACCAATGCAACAGATTCTGGAATCTCTAAATGAATCGCAAAAGCAGGCCGTGCTGGCCACCGAAGGGCCAGTATTAATGCTGGCTGGTGCTGGCAGTGGTAAAACCAAAACCCTTACGCACCGCATAGCCTACCTGATTGCTGAGCGCAAAATTCCGGCCGCCAACATTTTGGCGGTTACGTTTACCAACAAAGCCGCTGGCGAAATGCGCCGACGGGTGGCGCGGATTCTGCACTTTCACGAAGACAATATGAACTATCTGCCCTTCCTTGGCACCTTCCACTCCATTGCCAACAAGATTTTGCGGCGCGAGGCGACCCACATTGGCTACCCTAGTAACTTTTTAATCTACGACACCAACGACTCTCAGGCGCTCATTAAGCACCTTATTAAACAACACCGCATCGACGAAAAAACTATTACTGCTAACGCTGTGGGGCACATGATAAGCAGCGCCAAAAATGAACTGCTCGATCCAAACCAATACGCCAACTTTGCCGTCGGTCGCTTGCAAGAGGCCGCGGCCAAAATTTACCCTGATTATCAAAAAGAGTTGCGTAAGGCCCAGGCTATGGACTTTGATGATCTTATAATGCAGTTAGTTAAGTTGTTCCAAACTGAGGCCGAGGTGTTAAAAAAATACCAAAGCCAGTTTCAGTACATATTGGTCGATGAGTATCAGGATACCAACAACGCTCAGTACACACTCATTCACTTACTGGCGCGTGAGCACAGCAATGTTTGTGTAGTTGGTGACGACTGGCAGAGCATATACAGCTGGCGCGGTGCCAATTACGAAAACATCCTTAATTTTGAGCGTGATTATCCGACCGCTAAGATTGTAAAACTCGAGCAAAACTATCGCTCTACTCAGACCATACTAGATGCTGCCCACGCGGTGATATCTAAAAACACTGCCCGCAGCGAAAAAGAGCTCTGGACCGAAGCCGGCAGTGGAGCTAAGATCCAGCTCGTGAGTGTGCGCGATGAGCTCGAAGAGGGCCGGTTTATAGTGCAAACTATTCAGAGCGCTATCGAGCACGACCCACGGCTTAGTCGGCATGACTTTGCGGTGCTGTACCGTACTAACGCTCAGTCACGCGCCTTGGAAGAGTCATTTCTGCGCTACAACGTGCCATACCAGATCGTCGGTGGAGTACGGTTTTATGAACGCAAAGAGATCAAAGATACCTTAGCTTACTTGCGCTTTGTATTTCAGCCCAACGACCAGATTAGTTTACGCCGCGTAATCAACGTGCCTCCGCGCGGCCTGGGCGAGCGCAGCTTACAAACATTTTTCGATTATACGGCTCGGTTTGAACTTAACTTGCTCGAGGCCATGGCCAACGCCACAGAGATTGAAGGGCTAACACCTAAGGCGGCCAAAGCTTTCACTGAGTTTGCCGCCACCATCAAAGAGCTTCAGGTAAAACAAGAGACTCTGCCCTTGAGCGTGCTGGTTGAGACAGTATTAAAAACCACTGGCTACCTTAAGTATCTAGACGACGGCAACATCATCTCGGCCGACCGCATTGAGAACCTCCAAGAGTTTATAGGCGTAGCCAAGAGCTTCGACAATGCTGGCTTGGAGGCCTTTCTAACAGAAATCACATTAATTTCTGACCTCGATGGCCTCAAAGAAAGCCAAGACGCCGTAACCTTGATGACTCTACATTCGGCTAAAGGGCTGGAGTTCGACACCGTCTTTATGGCCGGTATGGAGGAGGCTATATTCCCGCACTCTCGAGCCATGTTTGAGGCTGTGGAGCTCGAAGAGGAGCGCCGCCTATGCTACGTGGGCATGACTCGCGCCAAGAGCAAGCTTTATATGATTCATGCCAATGCTCGTATGTTGTATGGACGCACTCAGCACAACGTGCCCTCGCGCTTTTTGAGCGACATCCCAGCCGAGCTGGTGGAATCAACCTCACCGACTGGCACCCTTGGCCAGCTGCTACAGCGACAAACACTGTCTGATCCATCGAGCGGTGACAGCTTCGACGATGAGCCGTTTGTCAATCTGCCTAAGCTTAGCCCGGGTGATGAGGTAGAGCACGATGCCTTTGGCCGCGGCATCGTTAAGAGTCTCGATGACAGTGAAGTTGTAGTAAGCTTCTACCGAGCCGGCGTAAAAACCCTAAACTTAGGCTTTGCACCATTGAGAAAAGTATGAGCAAGCCAAAGGTCATTACTATTAACAATAAGCAAGTTCATGTTTCAGCAGGTGTTCTGGTAGTAAATGACAAGAATCAAGTTCTTTTAATTGATCGTGCAACCCCTCCATTTGGTTTAGCAGGCATAGCTGGTCATGTTGATGAAGGTGAGTCTGCTAAAGTCGCAGCTATAAGAGAAGTCTTGGAGGAGGCCGGCCTAGCCGCCAAAGATCTTAAATTGCTGAAACATGAGCTTATTGATTGGAACTGGTGTAGTGCTGGTGTAACTGGCCACGACTGGTATCTGTATGAAGCTAAGGTTACCGGGAGGCCTAAAATACAAGAATCCGAAGTGAAATCTATTGGCTGGTATGATCTGGGAAGCCTAAAATCAAGCCAGCTCGAGCCGGTTTGGAAATTCTGGCTTGAAAAATTACAGCTTCTCGGTTAAGCATAAGCTAAATGAATCAAAAATGTATTCAAAATCCATTGACATGCTTATGCTTGAAGGTCTAGAATAGTGATTAGCCAAATATAAACAAAAACAAAAGCCTTTTAGATAATTTGTGAGGCTTATTATTTTACCGAGAAGATTGTCATCTTCAGTTGTCCGCAAGGGCTTGGCAAAAGCAAACACTGGAAAAGCAAAATACACACTCAAGCGCGGGCTAATTGTCTTTGGACTCGTGTTTTTGTTTATCTTAACAGTCGGTGCTTTTTCGCGCGATCAGATCAACCTGAGTGGTAGCAACCAGGCATTTGCCAATAGTCAGAGCCTGGTAAGCATTTTTGCCGACGGCCAGAAGCGCACGGTTGCTACTAGCGCCAATACGGTGGGTGAGGCATTAGAAAAGAATGGTGTAACGCTTGGCCAGGGCGATGTGGTTGAACCTAGTGCCGACCAGCCTCTGAGCTCAAATGTAACCAATATAAACATTTATCGGGCGCGGCCGTACTTAATTGTCGATGGTGGCAAAGCCACAACCATTCTTTCGGGCTATCGCAGCCCGCGCAGCGTGATTGAGCGCAACAACATCACTCTGTATCCAGAAGATGTTGTAACGCCCGAGCTCCAAAACGAACACCAAATGCTTAGTGACGGCTCGGTTGGCGAAAAGCTAGTTATACAGCGTGCTACACCAGTGACTGTAGTGTTGGCCGGCAAAACTTTCAACGTGCGTACCCAGAAATCGACAGTTGCCGACTTGTTGGCCGAAAAAGGCCTAACTGTTCAGCCGAATGATGTTATTACTCCAGGGGCAAACGCTAAATTAGTTGCCGGCATGAAGATTGCTATTAACCGGGTTGACCAAAAGATTGTAGCCGAGCAGCAAACTATAGAACCCGAAATTCAGTATGTGACCGACGACTCTAAACCGGTCGGCTATAGTGAAGTTCGCGATCCTGGTGCGCCTGGGCAGAAGACACTGACTTTTACTATAACCATGCAAAATGGCGCCGAACAATCCAGGCAGCTGCTGCAAGAGGCAGTTGATGTTGCTCCAAAAACCAAGGTGGTTGTGATTGGCCCGGTATCGGTGGCTGCCCAAAACGCTCATAATGCCAACACCTCTGGCTGGGCGGCCTTGCGTAACTGTGAATCGGGCGGTAATTATGCTAACAAGAATAATCCACTCTATCGCGGCGCCTACCAGTTTAGCTACTCGACTTGGGGCAATTATGGCGGCTATCGTGACCCTGCCGATGCTCCGCCGGCCGTGCAAGATGCCAAAGCCCAAGCTACCTACGCAGTCTCTGGCTCCAGCCCGTGGCCTATCTGTGGCCGGTTCCTGCGCTAGTATTTAATAGGTAACATACTTAAGAGGCCAACCCGGCCTCTTTTTGGTATTATTAATCTATGAATAAAACACGAATAATGTCGGTAGATATGCAAAAAGACTTTGCAGCCAAGGGCGGCAAGCACTTCCACGAGCATCCTAACGTTGAATTTGTTAGTGCAACGCTCATACCTTTTATGAGGGATCACAACTTAAAACTTGCCGAAATTGTATCGGACTATCGTCAACCTAGGCCGGGCGATAGAGACTCGAGTTGTCTGCCTGCTACCAGTGGCTACGAGTCTGTTATACCAGATGATGTAAAGCTACAACCTGTCTGGATAAAGTGCATGAACTCACCTATTTGGACACGCGAAAATGCCGGTGATCCCTCAAAAAATCCAGGCTATCCATATGAAGACACAAAACGGCTTGGAGAGTGGCTAGATAAAGCAGTTGGCAAGCCAGGGGAAGTCGACGTAGCCTTAATTGGCTTAACAATTGATTGTTGTGTGTTGTGCGCCGCCCAAGAGCTAAGCATGCGCGGCTACAAAGTCTTTGTACTCAAAGAGGGGGTCGATCCATATTCGGGAAACCAAGAAGACAAAGAGTTCATACTAAGTGGGCCAATTCTTAGAAACTGGGCCAAAGTCGTTACTTGGACCGAGCTTAAAGAGAAGATTTAGGGATGGCCAAGT includes:
- the pyk gene encoding pyruvate kinase; this encodes MKIDATLFKKTKIIATVGPATEDKIEDLLAAGVNGIRLNFSHGTHTSHLAALEQARAAAKKLDRSVAIIADLQGPKIQVGSLPAGGVEISAGQQIKFQHGADFSKTSIIPIQYDFSAMVAKGEPLYLRDGQIKTVIRSVKKGVVVAEAQNSGKLMSNQGINLPETHFSASVLTKKDRQDIDLGVSKKADYIALSFVQTAASVHELRKILASHKSTTKIITKIETRLAVENLEEIVKASDAVMIARGDLAIETASEEVPIIGREIILLARKYKKIVIMATQMLEGMMNSTQPTRAEANDVATAVSLGVDCVMLSGETAIGKFPIETVQTMKRIILRSEKYFVATSMAVETTDSDETELNIEGSKSLVDRVAQKTKLIFTRELTAAGKISTDIAQKSISLSAITLAEQLRAKLIVAETLSGSTALSLASLRPSAPVVIASPHEVVCNQLALLWGGKPFLVGKNQRGYEAAIKKMKSRGAVKDGDFVVTAYGKQHNVAGGTDTIRLLEVK
- a CDS encoding triose-phosphate isomerase, translated to MKKLIVGNWKMHLDVPGSSLLIARVQHEIKGGSSAVVVVCPSFTSLFACHRELQAYKEPKMVLGAQNVSQFEEGEYTGEVSATQLKGLVRYVIIGHSQRRLYYSETDEQISKKISQALRYKLKPILCVGETLKQRHDKLATQTVLDQLDEDLDMVTATDLGKIAIAYEPIWAIGTGEFAKPAQVEEMVQLIFDVLRQKFGEEAAQKVRILYGGSVDDQNSTTYLALPHVSGLLVGGASLNYRKFAKIINNLG
- a CDS encoding inorganic diphosphatase, yielding MSLNDVKIGGAAPKEVNVIIEIPRGSGNKYELDKDTGAIFLDRVQPTNLKQPYDYGYIPQTLGDDNDPLDALIVIDEPLYPGVVIPSRVVGVLYMVDSDEQDEKIVCVAADDMHYEHVVELKDLGKHFKDKVAHYFEHYKDLQHKKVEISGWGERDEALEIIEKYRLDKK
- a CDS encoding dihydrofolate reductase family protein, encoding MAEIYKIVVSSDTNLQLEEGYNLTTSPRHALELLREQGTESALVDGGGKLNASFLREGLVHEIHLIIEPVMIGKGLPIIAPDAFEVRTSLISVEEIHKEEVLLKYKVEK
- a CDS encoding pyridoxamine 5'-phosphate oxidase family protein, which encodes MDVEKVIRDYLPDVIHMLLGTCAGNKPWVCEVHFVYDNDLNLYWRSLTSRRHSREIDSNPKVAGNIVRQHTLDDYPHGIYFEGRAEKIDVEAERNKAFPLFQKRLNCDEGILEEAKREDGHQFYKVNVDSWYAFGKFGGYKGQKFELKWGK
- a CDS encoding UvrD-helicase domain-containing protein; protein product: MQQILESLNESQKQAVLATEGPVLMLAGAGSGKTKTLTHRIAYLIAERKIPAANILAVTFTNKAAGEMRRRVARILHFHEDNMNYLPFLGTFHSIANKILRREATHIGYPSNFLIYDTNDSQALIKHLIKQHRIDEKTITANAVGHMISSAKNELLDPNQYANFAVGRLQEAAAKIYPDYQKELRKAQAMDFDDLIMQLVKLFQTEAEVLKKYQSQFQYILVDEYQDTNNAQYTLIHLLAREHSNVCVVGDDWQSIYSWRGANYENILNFERDYPTAKIVKLEQNYRSTQTILDAAHAVISKNTARSEKELWTEAGSGAKIQLVSVRDELEEGRFIVQTIQSAIEHDPRLSRHDFAVLYRTNAQSRALEESFLRYNVPYQIVGGVRFYERKEIKDTLAYLRFVFQPNDQISLRRVINVPPRGLGERSLQTFFDYTARFELNLLEAMANATEIEGLTPKAAKAFTEFAATIKELQVKQETLPLSVLVETVLKTTGYLKYLDDGNIISADRIENLQEFIGVAKSFDNAGLEAFLTEITLISDLDGLKESQDAVTLMTLHSAKGLEFDTVFMAGMEEAIFPHSRAMFEAVELEEERRLCYVGMTRAKSKLYMIHANARMLYGRTQHNVPSRFLSDIPAELVESTSPTGTLGQLLQRQTLSDPSSGDSFDDEPFVNLPKLSPGDEVEHDAFGRGIVKSLDDSEVVVSFYRAGVKTLNLGFAPLRKV
- a CDS encoding NUDIX hydrolase, yielding MSKPKVITINNKQVHVSAGVLVVNDKNQVLLIDRATPPFGLAGIAGHVDEGESAKVAAIREVLEEAGLAAKDLKLLKHELIDWNWCSAGVTGHDWYLYEAKVTGRPKIQESEVKSIGWYDLGSLKSSQLEPVWKFWLEKLQLLG
- a CDS encoding DUF348 domain-containing protein, yielding MAKANTGKAKYTLKRGLIVFGLVFLFILTVGAFSRDQINLSGSNQAFANSQSLVSIFADGQKRTVATSANTVGEALEKNGVTLGQGDVVEPSADQPLSSNVTNINIYRARPYLIVDGGKATTILSGYRSPRSVIERNNITLYPEDVVTPELQNEHQMLSDGSVGEKLVIQRATPVTVVLAGKTFNVRTQKSTVADLLAEKGLTVQPNDVITPGANAKLVAGMKIAINRVDQKIVAEQQTIEPEIQYVTDDSKPVGYSEVRDPGAPGQKTLTFTITMQNGAEQSRQLLQEAVDVAPKTKVVVIGPVSVAAQNAHNANTSGWAALRNCESGGNYANKNNPLYRGAYQFSYSTWGNYGGYRDPADAPPAVQDAKAQATYAVSGSSPWPICGRFLR
- a CDS encoding isochorismatase family protein, with the translated sequence MNKTRIMSVDMQKDFAAKGGKHFHEHPNVEFVSATLIPFMRDHNLKLAEIVSDYRQPRPGDRDSSCLPATSGYESVIPDDVKLQPVWIKCMNSPIWTRENAGDPSKNPGYPYEDTKRLGEWLDKAVGKPGEVDVALIGLTIDCCVLCAAQELSMRGYKVFVLKEGVDPYSGNQEDKEFILSGPILRNWAKVVTWTELKEKI